Proteins from a single region of Pseudomonas phenolilytica:
- a CDS encoding 4'-phosphopantetheinyl transferase family protein: MNAHPPLPRCCTALDDRWPLPRALAGVHLLSTRFDPALLDPEDFPRWGIPTPRGVSKRQAEFLAGRLCARQALLRLTGAPAVPTVAADRSPCWPAGVVGSITHGAGWAGVVVAHQQAWRGLGLDIEQQLEPERADRLASEILTADELQGYAALPAVQRAQRVTLTFSLKESLFKALYPLVKRRFYFQDAELVACDASGFVRLRLLTELSTQWRRGTELEGQFNAFDDYLLTLVSIPA; this comes from the coding sequence ATGAACGCGCACCCACCCCTGCCCCGCTGCTGCACCGCCCTGGATGACCGCTGGCCGCTGCCGCGCGCGTTGGCCGGCGTGCATCTGCTGAGCACGCGCTTCGATCCGGCGTTGCTCGATCCGGAAGATTTTCCGCGTTGGGGCATCCCGACACCGCGAGGCGTGAGCAAGCGCCAGGCGGAGTTCCTCGCCGGCCGGCTGTGCGCCCGTCAGGCACTGCTGCGGTTGACCGGTGCGCCAGCGGTGCCGACGGTTGCGGCCGATCGCTCGCCATGCTGGCCCGCCGGTGTGGTCGGCTCGATCACCCACGGTGCCGGCTGGGCCGGCGTGGTGGTCGCGCACCAGCAGGCCTGGCGTGGCCTGGGGCTGGATATCGAGCAGCAACTGGAGCCCGAGCGGGCCGACCGGCTGGCGAGCGAGATCCTCACCGCAGACGAGTTGCAAGGCTACGCCGCGCTGCCCGCCGTGCAGCGCGCGCAGCGGGTGACGCTGACGTTCTCGCTCAAGGAAAGCCTGTTCAAGGCGCTCTATCCGCTGGTCAAGCGGCGCTTCTATTTCCAAGACGCCGAACTGGTGGCCTGCGACGCCAGCGGCTTCGTGCGCCTGCGCCTGCTCACCGAACTGTCGACGCAATGGCGCCGCGGCACGGAGCTGGAAGGCCAGTTCAATGCGTTCGACGACTATCTGCTGACGCTGGTGAGCATTCCCGCGTGA
- a CDS encoding thiolase family protein → MREVVIVDSVRTGLAKSFRGKFNMTRPDDMAAHCVDALLTRNGLDPRVVEDCIVGAGSNEGAQGYNIGRNVAVLSGLGIDCPGMTLNRYCSSGLQAIAIAANQIASGCSDVIVAGGVESITLTAKSRNTDHLYNPIIQERVPGIYHSMGQTAELVARRYNVTREQQDRYALQSQQRTARAQAEGLFVDEIVPMQVRYFTEDKATGERTEHDGVVDRDDCNRPDTSYESLAGLKPAFAEDGSVTAGNASQLSDGASMTLVMSLQKAIELGLKPRAFFRGFTVAGCEPEEMGIGPVYSVPRLLKAKGLKIDDIDLWELNEAFASQCLYCRDKLEIDNEKFNANGGSISIGHPFGMTGSRTAGHLIRELQRRNLRYGVVTMCVGGGMGASGLFEAVR, encoded by the coding sequence ATGCGTGAAGTGGTAATCGTCGACAGCGTGCGGACCGGCCTGGCCAAGTCCTTTCGCGGCAAGTTCAACATGACCCGTCCCGACGACATGGCGGCGCATTGCGTCGATGCGCTGCTGACGCGCAACGGCCTCGATCCGCGGGTGGTCGAGGACTGCATCGTCGGCGCCGGTTCCAACGAGGGCGCGCAGGGCTACAACATCGGGCGCAACGTCGCGGTGCTGTCGGGGCTGGGCATCGACTGCCCGGGCATGACGCTCAACCGTTATTGCTCGTCGGGCCTGCAGGCCATCGCCATCGCCGCCAACCAGATCGCCTCCGGCTGCAGCGACGTGATCGTCGCCGGCGGGGTGGAATCGATCACCCTCACGGCCAAGAGCCGCAACACCGACCACCTCTACAATCCGATCATCCAGGAGCGGGTGCCCGGCATTTACCACAGCATGGGCCAGACCGCCGAGCTGGTCGCCCGCCGCTACAACGTCACCCGCGAGCAGCAGGACCGCTACGCGCTGCAGAGCCAGCAGCGCACCGCGCGGGCGCAGGCCGAGGGTCTGTTCGTCGACGAGATCGTGCCGATGCAGGTGCGCTATTTCACCGAGGACAAGGCCACCGGCGAGCGGACCGAGCACGACGGCGTGGTCGATCGCGATGACTGCAACCGCCCGGATACCAGCTACGAAAGCCTGGCCGGGCTCAAGCCGGCATTCGCCGAGGACGGCTCGGTGACCGCCGGCAACGCCTCGCAGCTCTCCGATGGGGCTTCGATGACCCTGGTGATGAGCCTGCAGAAGGCCATCGAGCTGGGCCTGAAGCCGCGCGCGTTCTTTCGCGGCTTCACCGTCGCCGGGTGCGAGCCGGAGGAGATGGGCATCGGTCCGGTGTATTCGGTGCCGCGCCTGCTCAAGGCCAAGGGGCTGAAGATCGACGACATCGACCTTTGGGAGCTCAACGAAGCCTTCGCCTCGCAGTGCCTGTACTGCCGGGACAAGCTGGAAATCGATAACGAGAAGTTCAACGCCAACGGCGGTTCGATTTCCATCGGCCACCCGTTCGGCATGACCGGCTCGCGCACCGCCGGCCACCTGATCCGCGAGCTGCAGCGGCGTAACCTGCGCTACGGCGTGGTGACCATGTGCGTCGGTGGCGGCATGGGCGCTTCGGGGCTGTTCGAAGCGGTGCGCTGA
- a CDS encoding winged helix-turn-helix domain-containing protein: MEQETWRILIVEDDRRLAELTQEYLQGDGAFEVSIEADGARAVERIVSERPDLVVLDLMLPGEDGMSICRRAREQYDGPILMLTARADDLDQVLGLETGADDYVCKPVRPRLLLARIRALLRRRDTPEAAGSAKRLQFGPLVVDSALREAWLREKQIELTGAEFDLLWLLTSNAGRILSREEIFAQLRGIEYDGQDRSIDVRISRIRPKIGDDPEHPRLIKTVRGKGYLFVSEAAEALA; encoded by the coding sequence ATGGAGCAGGAAACGTGGCGAATCCTCATCGTCGAGGATGATCGGCGGCTGGCGGAGTTGACTCAGGAATACCTGCAGGGCGATGGCGCATTCGAGGTGTCCATCGAGGCCGACGGCGCGCGCGCGGTCGAGCGCATCGTCAGCGAGCGTCCCGATCTGGTGGTGCTCGACCTGATGCTGCCCGGCGAGGATGGCATGTCCATCTGCCGGCGCGCGCGTGAACAGTATGACGGGCCGATCCTGATGCTCACCGCGCGTGCCGATGACCTGGATCAGGTGCTGGGCCTGGAAACCGGCGCCGACGACTATGTGTGCAAGCCGGTGCGCCCGCGCCTCTTGCTGGCGCGCATCCGTGCGTTGCTGCGGCGGCGCGACACGCCGGAAGCAGCGGGCAGCGCCAAGCGCCTGCAGTTCGGCCCGCTGGTGGTCGACAGCGCGTTGCGCGAGGCCTGGCTGCGTGAAAAGCAGATCGAGCTGACCGGGGCCGAGTTCGACCTGCTCTGGCTGCTGACCTCCAACGCCGGCCGCATCCTCTCGCGCGAGGAGATCTTCGCCCAGTTGCGCGGCATTGAATACGACGGCCAGGACCGCTCCATCGACGTGCGCATCTCGCGCATCCGGCCGAAGATCGGCGACGACCCGGAGCATCCGCGCCTGATCAAGACCGTGCGCGGCAAGGGCTACCTGTTCGTCTCCGAAGCCGCCGAGGCGCTGGCCTGA
- a CDS encoding ATP-binding protein, whose amino-acid sequence MNSIFLRIYGGVLAVLVLVALLGAGGLQLLNEVRADAHRERLAGGTFRLMAHNMSSMTPVERRQAANLWGRLLGIPLRVRTLDDVDLDDRLETRLLRGQVLVEQLRPRSTTVFSLVSARDGLVLTGEVEQVSEQLARATIYLLIDELIRYPENEQPRHLAELKEARGFGYPLQLLTRDSANLDDDQRRRLDEGDTVMALDQGGGAIRVFAAVAGTSWIMQLGPLYPLDAYPPHLLLLIGLLGLSLIGLTVYLLVRQLEQRLSVLEAAATRIASGNLSAHVPDAGSDSVGRLAAAFNLMAKQLQRLLAVQREMVSAVAHELRTPVARLRFGLEMSADAQSDEARRKHLAGMDADIDDLDRLVDEMLVYTRLEQGLPTLKFAPVDLEALVDQVIGELAPLRPAIRIERGHCVPAADGSSRADAELQYLRRALSNLISNAARHAETQVRVSYAFDAGQVWLRVEDDGPGVPEADWERVFTPFLRLDDSRTRASGGHGLGLSIVRRIIYWHGGRALIGRSELGGACFSLRWPSRHTPRAGKA is encoded by the coding sequence ATGAATTCGATCTTCCTGCGCATCTATGGCGGCGTGCTGGCGGTGCTGGTGCTGGTGGCGCTGCTGGGTGCCGGCGGCCTGCAGCTGCTCAACGAGGTGCGTGCCGATGCGCACCGCGAGCGTCTGGCCGGCGGCACTTTTCGTCTGATGGCGCACAACATGAGCAGCATGACCCCGGTGGAGCGGCGCCAGGCGGCCAACCTCTGGGGGCGCCTGCTCGGCATTCCGCTGCGGGTGCGCACGCTGGACGACGTCGATCTCGACGACCGTCTGGAGACGCGTCTGCTGCGCGGTCAGGTGCTGGTCGAACAGCTGCGCCCGCGCAGCACCACGGTGTTCAGCCTGGTCAGCGCCCGCGACGGGCTGGTGCTCACTGGCGAGGTCGAGCAGGTCAGCGAGCAGCTGGCGCGGGCGACCATCTACCTGCTGATCGACGAGCTGATCCGCTATCCCGAGAACGAGCAGCCGCGGCATCTGGCCGAACTCAAGGAAGCGCGCGGTTTCGGCTATCCGCTGCAGCTGCTGACACGCGACAGCGCCAACCTCGACGACGACCAGCGTCGGCGCCTCGACGAGGGCGACACGGTGATGGCGCTGGACCAGGGCGGCGGCGCCATCCGCGTGTTCGCCGCCGTCGCCGGTACCTCGTGGATCATGCAGCTCGGCCCGCTGTATCCGCTGGATGCCTATCCGCCGCATCTGCTGCTGCTGATCGGCCTGCTCGGTCTGTCGCTGATCGGGCTGACCGTCTACCTGCTGGTACGCCAGCTCGAGCAGCGCCTCAGCGTGCTGGAGGCGGCGGCCACGCGTATCGCCAGCGGCAACCTGAGCGCGCATGTGCCCGATGCCGGCAGCGATTCGGTGGGGCGTCTGGCGGCAGCGTTCAACCTCATGGCCAAGCAGCTGCAGCGCCTGCTGGCGGTGCAGCGCGAGATGGTCAGCGCAGTGGCGCATGAACTGCGCACGCCGGTGGCGCGCCTGCGCTTCGGCCTGGAGATGAGCGCCGACGCGCAGAGCGACGAGGCGCGGCGCAAGCATCTGGCGGGTATGGATGCCGATATCGACGATCTCGACCGGCTGGTGGACGAGATGCTGGTGTACACCCGCCTGGAACAGGGACTGCCGACGCTGAAGTTCGCGCCGGTGGACCTGGAGGCGCTGGTCGATCAGGTCATCGGCGAGCTGGCGCCGCTGCGTCCGGCGATCCGTATCGAGCGCGGTCACTGCGTGCCGGCGGCGGACGGCAGCAGCCGCGCTGACGCCGAGCTGCAATACCTGCGCCGTGCGCTGAGCAACCTGATCAGCAACGCGGCCCGCCATGCCGAAACGCAGGTGCGGGTGAGCTACGCCTTCGATGCCGGGCAGGTCTGGCTGCGCGTCGAGGACGACGGCCCCGGCGTGCCGGAGGCGGACTGGGAGCGCGTGTTCACTCCCTTCCTGCGCCTGGACGACAGCCGTACGCGGGCTTCCGGCGGGCATGGACTGGGGCTTTCCATCGTGCGGCGGATCATCTACTGGCACGGCGGTCGCGCGCTGATCGGTCGCAGCGAACTGGGTGGCGCCTGCTTCAGCCTGCGCTGGCCCAGTCGCCACACGCCGCGGGCCGGCAAGGCCTGA
- a CDS encoding class II fumarate hydratase: MTRTETDSLGPIEVPQQAYWGAQTQRSLVNFAIGDQRMPLAVLHALTLIKKAAARVNDRIGDLPPDVARLIEQAADEVLHGQHDDQFPLVVWQTGSGTQSNMNVNEVIAGRANELAGGTRGGKSPVHPNDHVNRAQSSNDCFPTAMHIATAKAIHDQLLPAIAELSGGLAEQAARYGKLVKTGRTHMMDATPITFGQELSAFVAQLDIAEQAIRHTLPAVYELAQGGTAVGTGLNAPHGFAEAIAAELAALSGLPFVSAPNKFAALSGHEPLVALSGALKTLAVALMKIANDLRLLGSGPRGGFAEVRLPANEPGSSIMPGKVNPTQCEALSMLACQVMGNDVTIGFAASQGHLQLNVFKPVIIHNLLQSIRLLADGCRNFNTHCVVGLEPDPTRMAEHLERGLMLVTALNPHIGYDKAAEIAKKAYAENKTLREAALELRYLTDEEFDQWVRPESMLESGKQG; encoded by the coding sequence ATGACACGCACTGAAACCGACAGTCTGGGCCCGATCGAGGTACCCCAGCAGGCCTACTGGGGGGCGCAGACGCAGCGCTCGCTGGTCAATTTCGCCATTGGCGACCAGCGCATGCCGCTGGCCGTGCTGCACGCGCTGACGCTGATCAAGAAGGCCGCGGCGCGGGTCAACGACCGTATCGGCGACCTGCCACCCGACGTGGCCCGGCTGATCGAACAGGCCGCCGACGAGGTGCTGCACGGCCAGCATGACGACCAGTTTCCGCTGGTGGTCTGGCAAACCGGCAGCGGCACGCAGAGCAACATGAACGTCAACGAGGTGATCGCCGGGCGCGCCAACGAGCTGGCCGGCGGCACTCGCGGCGGCAAGAGCCCGGTGCACCCCAACGATCACGTCAACCGCGCGCAGAGTTCCAACGACTGCTTCCCCACGGCGATGCACATCGCCACCGCGAAGGCGATCCATGACCAGTTGCTGCCAGCCATCGCCGAGCTGTCCGGCGGCCTCGCCGAGCAGGCGGCACGCTATGGCAAGCTGGTCAAGACCGGGCGCACGCACATGATGGATGCCACGCCAATCACCTTCGGCCAGGAACTGTCGGCCTTCGTCGCCCAGCTGGATATCGCCGAGCAAGCGATTCGCCATACCCTGCCAGCGGTCTACGAGCTGGCCCAGGGCGGCACGGCGGTGGGCACCGGGCTGAACGCGCCGCACGGCTTCGCGGAGGCCATTGCGGCGGAACTGGCGGCGCTGTCGGGATTGCCCTTCGTCTCGGCGCCGAACAAGTTCGCCGCGCTGTCGGGTCACGAACCGCTGGTGGCGCTGTCCGGCGCGCTGAAGACGCTCGCCGTGGCGCTGATGAAGATCGCCAACGACCTGCGCCTGCTCGGCTCCGGTCCGCGTGGCGGTTTCGCCGAAGTGCGGCTGCCGGCCAACGAGCCCGGCAGTTCGATCATGCCCGGCAAGGTCAACCCGACCCAGTGCGAGGCGCTGTCGATGCTCGCCTGCCAGGTGATGGGCAATGACGTGACCATCGGTTTCGCTGCCAGCCAGGGTCACCTGCAGCTCAACGTGTTCAAACCGGTGATCATCCACAACCTGCTGCAATCGATCCGTCTGCTGGCCGATGGCTGCCGCAATTTCAACACGCACTGCGTGGTGGGACTGGAGCCGGACCCGACGCGCATGGCCGAGCACCTGGAGCGAGGGCTGATGCTGGTCACCGCCTTGAACCCGCACATCGGCTACGACAAGGCAGCGGAGATCGCCAAGAAGGCCTACGCCGAGAACAAGACGCTGCGCGAGGCCGCGCTGGAGCTGCGCTACCTGACCGATGAGGAGTTCGACCAGTGGGTGCGCCCGGAAAGCATGCTCGAATCCGGCAAGCAGGGTTGA
- a CDS encoding ribonucleoside-diphosphate reductase subunit alpha codes for MQNPSTRENPLSADAPDLAATAPGQLRVIKRNGTVVPYTDDKITVAITKAFLAVEGGNAAASSRIHDTVARLTEQVTATFRRRMPSGGTIHIEEIQDQVELALMRAGEQKVARDYVIYREAQAVKRKSASGSSDIAQPHPSIRVTRADGSQQPLDMGRLQTIISEACEGLAEVDGALIERETLKNLYDGVAEKDVNTALVMTARTLVEREPNYSQVTARLLMDTLRAEALGFLGVAESATHHEMADLYAKALPAYIEKGVEFELLDSKLKSYDLAKLGAALNHERDQQFTYLGLQTLYDRYFIHKDNVRFELPQIFFMRVAMGLAIEEEQKEARAIEFYNLLSSFDYMASTPTLFNAGTLRPQLSSCYLTTVPDDLGGIYDAIRDNALLSKFAGGLGNDWTPVRALGAYIKGTNGKSQGVVPFLKVVNDTAVAVNQGGKRKGAVCAYLETWHLDIEEFLELRKNTGDDRRRTHDMNTANWIPDLFMKRVFDDGPWTLFSPSDVPDLHDLTGRAFEERYEYYEELTKYGKIKLFKTLPAKDLWRKMLSMLFETGHPWLTFKDPCNLRSPQQHVGVVHSSNLCTEITLNTNKDEIAVCNLGSINLVNHIVDGKLDAAKLERTVRTAVRMLDNVIDINYYSVPQAQNANFKHRPVGLGIMGFQDALYLQHIAYGSDAAIDFADKSMEAISYYAIQASCDLADERGAYSSFQGSLWSQGILPLDSQQILIEARGQKYIDVDLSESLDWAPVRERVKKGIRNSNIMAIAPTATISNIVGVSQSIEPTYQNLYVKSNLSGEFTVINPYLVHDLKARGLWDPVMVNDLKYYDGSVQQIERIPQDLKDLYATAFEVETKWIVEAASRRQKWIDQAQSLNLYIAGASGKKLDVTYRMAWYRGLKTTYYLRALAATSTEKSTINTGKLNAVSSVIDESLSAEPKPAPVPQACSIDNPDCEACQ; via the coding sequence ATGCAGAACCCATCCACTCGCGAGAACCCGCTGTCAGCCGATGCACCGGATCTGGCGGCTACCGCCCCGGGCCAGCTGCGCGTGATCAAGCGCAACGGTACTGTCGTCCCCTACACCGACGACAAAATCACCGTCGCCATCACCAAGGCCTTTCTCGCAGTGGAAGGCGGTAACGCTGCCGCTTCCTCGCGCATCCACGACACCGTCGCGCGTCTGACCGAGCAGGTCACCGCCACCTTCCGCCGTCGCATGCCTTCGGGCGGCACCATCCACATCGAGGAAATCCAGGACCAGGTCGAACTGGCCCTGATGCGTGCCGGCGAGCAGAAGGTCGCCCGTGACTACGTGATCTACCGCGAAGCCCAGGCCGTCAAGCGCAAGAGCGCCAGCGGCAGCAGCGACATCGCCCAGCCGCACCCGAGCATTCGCGTCACCCGCGCCGATGGCAGCCAGCAGCCGCTGGACATGGGCCGCCTGCAGACCATCATCTCCGAGGCCTGCGAAGGCCTGGCCGAAGTCGATGGCGCGCTGATCGAGCGCGAGACCCTGAAGAACCTCTACGACGGCGTGGCCGAGAAGGACGTCAACACCGCGCTGGTGATGACCGCCCGCACCCTGGTCGAGCGCGAGCCGAACTACAGCCAGGTCACCGCGCGCCTGCTGATGGACACCCTGCGTGCCGAAGCCCTGGGCTTCCTCGGCGTTGCCGAAAGCGCCACCCATCACGAGATGGCCGACCTCTACGCCAAGGCCCTGCCGGCCTACATCGAGAAAGGCGTCGAGTTCGAACTGCTCGATTCCAAGCTCAAGAGCTACGACCTGGCCAAGCTGGGCGCGGCACTGAACCACGAGCGTGACCAGCAGTTCACCTACCTCGGCCTGCAGACCCTGTACGACCGCTACTTCATCCACAAGGACAACGTCCGCTTCGAGCTGCCGCAGATCTTCTTCATGCGCGTCGCCATGGGCCTGGCCATCGAGGAAGAGCAGAAGGAAGCGCGCGCCATCGAGTTCTACAACCTGCTGTCGTCCTTCGACTACATGGCCTCGACGCCGACCCTGTTCAACGCCGGCACCCTGCGTCCGCAGCTGTCCTCGTGCTACCTGACCACCGTGCCGGACGACCTGGGCGGCATCTACGACGCCATCCGCGATAACGCCCTGCTCTCCAAATTCGCCGGCGGCCTGGGCAACGACTGGACCCCGGTGCGCGCACTGGGCGCCTACATCAAGGGCACCAACGGCAAATCCCAGGGCGTCGTGCCCTTCCTGAAAGTGGTCAATGACACCGCCGTTGCGGTCAACCAGGGCGGCAAGCGCAAGGGCGCGGTCTGCGCCTATCTGGAAACCTGGCACCTGGACATCGAGGAATTCCTCGAGCTGCGCAAGAACACCGGTGACGACCGTCGCCGCACCCACGACATGAACACCGCGAACTGGATTCCGGACCTGTTCATGAAGCGCGTGTTCGATGACGGCCCCTGGACCCTGTTCTCCCCGTCCGACGTACCCGACCTGCACGACCTCACCGGCCGCGCCTTCGAGGAGCGTTACGAGTACTACGAGGAGCTGACCAAGTACGGCAAGATCAAGCTGTTCAAGACCCTGCCGGCCAAGGACCTGTGGCGCAAGATGCTCTCGATGCTGTTCGAGACCGGCCACCCGTGGCTGACCTTCAAGGACCCGTGCAACCTACGTAGCCCGCAGCAGCACGTCGGCGTGGTGCACAGCTCCAACCTGTGCACCGAGATCACCCTGAACACCAACAAGGACGAGATCGCCGTCTGCAACCTGGGCTCGATCAACCTGGTCAACCACATCGTCGACGGCAAGCTGGACGCGGCCAAGCTGGAGCGCACCGTGCGCACCGCTGTGCGCATGCTCGATAACGTCATCGACATCAACTACTACAGCGTGCCGCAGGCGCAGAACGCCAACTTCAAGCACCGCCCGGTGGGCCTGGGCATCATGGGCTTCCAGGACGCGCTGTACCTGCAGCACATCGCCTACGGCTCCGATGCCGCCATCGACTTCGCCGACAAGTCCATGGAAGCCATCAGCTACTACGCCATCCAGGCCTCCTGTGACCTAGCCGACGAGCGCGGCGCCTACTCCAGCTTCCAAGGCTCGCTGTGGTCCCAGGGCATCCTGCCGCTGGATTCGCAGCAGATCCTCATCGAGGCCCGTGGCCAGAAGTACATCGACGTCGACCTGTCCGAATCGCTGGACTGGGCGCCGGTGCGCGAGCGCGTGAAGAAAGGCATCCGCAACTCCAACATCATGGCCATCGCCCCGACCGCGACCATCTCCAACATCGTTGGCGTGTCGCAGTCCATCGAGCCGACGTACCAGAACCTGTACGTCAAATCGAACCTGTCCGGCGAGTTCACCGTGATCAACCCGTACCTGGTACACGACCTCAAGGCCCGCGGCCTGTGGGACCCGGTCATGGTCAACGACCTCAAGTACTACGACGGCTCGGTGCAGCAGATCGAACGCATCCCACAGGACCTGAAGGACCTGTACGCCACCGCCTTCGAAGTGGAAACCAAGTGGATCGTCGAGGCGGCCAGCCGCCGCCAGAAGTGGATCGACCAGGCCCAGTCGCTCAACCTGTACATCGCCGGCGCCTCGGGCAAGAAGCTCGACGTGACCTACCGCATGGCCTGGTACCGTGGCCTGAAGACCACCTACTACCTCCGTGCCCTGGCCGCGACCAGCACCGAGAAGTCCACCATCAACACCGGCAAGCTGAATGCCGTGAGTTCGGTGATCGACGAAAGCCTGAGTGCCGAACCGAAGCCGGCTCCGGTGCCGCAGGCGTGTTCTATCGATAACCCCGACTGCGAAGCCTGCCAGTAA
- the pap gene encoding polyphosphate:AMP phosphotransferase has translation MFESAEIGHAVDKATYDAEVPVLREALLQAQYRLREQARFPMLILINGIEGAGKGETVKLLNEWMDPRLITVESFEVPSDEELSRPPAWRYWRRMPPKGHTGIFFGDWYSKMLEDRVHGRIDKAELELAIARAQRLERMLCDEGTLIFKFWFHLSKAQMKARLDSLKDDPLHSWRISPLDWQQSKTYDKFVRYGEQVLRRSSRDFAPWYVIEGVDERYRSLAVGRLLLEGLQAALAAAEQPVNGISHPHSAPLALDLDRLTLLGSLDLSQKLDKDSYQLQLAEEQARLSRLLRDRRIRKRGVLALFEGHDAAGKGSAIRRVTGALDPRLYRTVQIAAPSEDERAQPWLWRFWRNVPERGKFTIFDRSWYGRVLVERVEGFCTPDEWLRAYSEINDFEEQLVDAGVVLVKFWLSIDQDTQLQRFKEREETPFKRFKITEEDWRNREKWDAYAGAVADMVDRTSTEIAPWTLVEANDKRFARVKVLRTLNEALEAAIAR, from the coding sequence ATGTTCGAATCCGCCGAGATTGGCCACGCGGTCGACAAGGCCACCTACGACGCCGAAGTGCCGGTGCTGCGCGAAGCGCTGCTGCAGGCGCAGTACCGACTGCGCGAACAGGCGCGCTTTCCGATGCTGATCCTAATCAACGGCATCGAAGGCGCCGGCAAGGGCGAGACGGTCAAGCTCCTCAATGAATGGATGGACCCGCGGCTGATCACCGTCGAGAGCTTCGAGGTGCCGAGCGACGAGGAGCTGTCGCGTCCGCCAGCCTGGCGTTACTGGCGGCGTATGCCGCCCAAGGGGCATACCGGCATCTTCTTCGGCGACTGGTACAGCAAAATGCTCGAGGACCGCGTGCACGGGCGCATCGACAAGGCCGAACTGGAGCTGGCCATCGCCCGCGCGCAGCGGCTGGAGCGCATGCTCTGCGACGAGGGCACGCTGATCTTCAAGTTCTGGTTCCACCTGTCCAAGGCGCAGATGAAGGCGCGCCTGGATTCGCTCAAGGACGACCCGCTGCATAGCTGGCGCATCAGCCCGCTGGACTGGCAGCAATCGAAGACCTACGACAAGTTCGTGCGCTATGGCGAGCAGGTGTTGCGCCGCAGCAGCCGCGACTTCGCGCCCTGGTACGTGATCGAGGGCGTCGACGAGCGTTACCGCAGCCTGGCGGTTGGCCGGCTGCTGCTCGAGGGACTGCAGGCCGCGCTGGCAGCGGCGGAACAACCGGTGAATGGAATTTCGCATCCACATTCGGCGCCGCTCGCGCTCGATCTGGACCGCCTGACGCTGCTCGGCAGCCTCGACCTCAGCCAGAAGCTCGACAAGGACAGCTATCAGCTGCAGCTCGCCGAGGAGCAGGCGCGCCTGTCGCGGCTGTTGCGTGATCGGCGCATCCGCAAGCGTGGCGTGCTGGCGTTGTTCGAGGGGCACGATGCGGCCGGCAAGGGAAGCGCCATCCGCCGGGTCACCGGGGCGCTCGATCCGCGTCTGTACCGCACCGTGCAGATCGCCGCACCGAGCGAGGACGAACGCGCCCAGCCCTGGCTGTGGCGCTTCTGGCGCAACGTGCCGGAGCGCGGCAAGTTCACTATCTTCGACCGCTCCTGGTACGGCCGCGTGCTGGTCGAACGCGTCGAGGGCTTCTGTACGCCGGACGAGTGGTTGCGTGCCTATAGCGAGATCAACGACTTCGAGGAGCAGCTGGTAGACGCCGGCGTGGTGCTGGTGAAGTTCTGGCTGTCGATCGATCAGGACACCCAGCTCCAGCGTTTCAAGGAGCGCGAGGAGACGCCCTTCAAGCGCTTCAAGATCACCGAGGAGGACTGGCGCAACCGCGAGAAGTGGGACGCCTATGCCGGTGCCGTGGCCGACATGGTCGACCGTACCAGTACCGAGATTGCCCCCTGGACGCTGGTCGAGGCCAACGACAAGCGCTTCGCCCGGGTCAAGGTGCTGCGCACGCTCAACGAGGCGCTGGAGGCGGCCATCGCCCGGTAA